The following are encoded in a window of Neomicrococcus lactis genomic DNA:
- a CDS encoding PrsW family intramembrane metalloprotease has translation MSFPSQSPYSSLQESPRPAGSGVAVTIALIALFMFLGVVAFFLWSSYGTTGLTLTTLLALIPLVICLVGLRWVDRWDPEPRVFVTIALLWGAGVSVIMALVFGGVFQAAFGGLSPFEDPELFGAIVQAPIIEEISKGLGVLLIFMLGKSHFDGTVDGVVYGGLVGAGFAFTENILYFMSSFEDHDASLMQIFILRGLFSPFAHVLFTAWTGFMLGLAVQRGKRAHWLWYFLAGLIPAMIAHFFWNGGLSLFFSDFLSFYFLFQVPLFILTIVGVWYMRRVERKLLATRLADYAQAGWLSGEEVEMFTTPQGRRRARLWAVAAGAGGIMKDFTSTATRLGATRHRIVRGHALPQDASEEQRMLSLLVRQRQQLFAQVQAHRSFGTKR, from the coding sequence ATGAGCTTTCCCTCACAATCGCCTTACTCATCTCTGCAAGAATCTCCGCGACCCGCCGGATCCGGTGTCGCTGTCACCATCGCTCTCATTGCGCTCTTCATGTTCTTGGGTGTTGTGGCTTTCTTCTTGTGGTCGAGCTACGGGACCACCGGGCTAACGCTCACGACTTTGCTGGCACTGATTCCTCTCGTGATTTGCCTCGTGGGTCTGCGCTGGGTGGACCGGTGGGATCCGGAACCACGCGTCTTTGTGACGATCGCCTTGCTGTGGGGCGCTGGCGTCTCGGTGATTATGGCGCTGGTTTTCGGCGGCGTTTTTCAAGCGGCGTTCGGCGGCCTTTCCCCTTTTGAAGATCCAGAACTCTTCGGCGCCATTGTTCAAGCGCCCATCATCGAAGAAATTTCGAAGGGCCTGGGCGTCCTGTTGATCTTCATGCTCGGCAAGAGCCACTTCGACGGCACCGTGGATGGCGTTGTCTACGGAGGTCTGGTGGGCGCTGGGTTCGCTTTCACCGAGAACATTCTCTATTTCATGAGCTCTTTCGAAGACCATGACGCGAGCCTCATGCAGATCTTTATTCTTCGCGGTCTCTTCTCGCCGTTCGCACACGTGCTCTTCACCGCGTGGACGGGCTTCATGCTGGGTCTGGCTGTGCAACGCGGAAAGCGCGCTCACTGGCTCTGGTACTTCCTCGCCGGCTTGATCCCTGCAATGATCGCCCACTTCTTCTGGAACGGCGGGCTGAGCCTGTTCTTCTCTGACTTCCTCTCCTTCTATTTCCTTTTCCAGGTGCCGCTTTTCATCTTGACGATCGTGGGTGTCTGGTACATGCGCCGCGTGGAGCGCAAGCTTCTGGCCACGCGCCTCGCTGACTACGCACAGGCCGGTTGGCTCTCTGGTGAGGAAGTGGAGATGTTTACGACGCCGCAGGGTCGCCGCCGTGCGCGGCTGTGGGCAGTTGCCGCTGGCGCAGGCGGGATTATGAAGGACTTCACGAGTACCGCCACTCGCTTGGGTGCCACGCGGCACCGCATCGTGCGAGGTCACGCGCTACCGCAAGACGCCTCCGAGGAACAGCGCATGCTCAGCCTCTTGGTCCGTCAACGGCAGCAGCTCTTTGCGCAAGTACAAGCGCACCGCAGCTTTGGAACTAAACGCTAG
- the pyrR gene encoding bifunctional pyr operon transcriptional regulator/uracil phosphoribosyltransferase PyrR has product MKEYNTESTDSSAPSPRSERVVLNGSDIERVLKRISYEIIEANKGVDDLVILGIPRRGFPLAQRIARNIAAETGIDAESLVGQLDVTMYRDDLRRSKSRTPAPTKLPAQGIDGKTVVLVDDVLFSGRTIRAALDAMVDLGRPHVVRLAVLVDRGHRELPIRADHVGKNLPTAQSERVEVHLEETDEINGEPVNEVVIVSAGEQH; this is encoded by the coding sequence ATGAAGGAATACAACACCGAGTCCACGGATTCGAGTGCACCCTCGCCGCGCAGTGAACGAGTAGTACTCAACGGCTCAGATATTGAGCGCGTTTTGAAAAGAATCTCCTACGAGATTATCGAGGCCAATAAGGGCGTCGATGACCTCGTCATTCTAGGAATCCCACGCCGCGGCTTCCCGTTGGCACAGCGCATCGCGCGCAACATCGCTGCTGAAACCGGAATCGATGCAGAGTCCCTCGTGGGACAGCTCGATGTCACGATGTATCGCGATGATCTTCGCCGCAGCAAATCCCGCACCCCGGCACCCACAAAGCTTCCTGCTCAGGGAATTGACGGTAAGACAGTAGTTCTCGTGGACGACGTCCTGTTCTCCGGTCGCACCATCCGCGCCGCCCTGGACGCCATGGTGGACTTGGGCCGTCCCCACGTAGTTCGCCTAGCTGTCCTAGTTGACCGCGGCCACCGCGAGCTTCCTATCCGCGCGGATCACGTCGGCAAAAACCTTCCCACGGCCCAGTCCGAGCGCGTGGAAGTTCATTTGGAAGAGACCGATGAGATCAATGGCGAGCCCGTCAACGAAGTGGTCATCGTGAGCGCAGGGGAGCAGCACTAA
- a CDS encoding aspartate carbamoyltransferase catalytic subunit: MKHLLSTKDLSRDQAINILDVAEEMAAVSQREVKKLPALRGRTVVNLFFEDSTRTRISFEAAAKRLSADVINFAAKGSSVSKGESLKDTAQTLEAMGADAVVIRHSASGAPARLAVTDWISGAVVNAGDGTHEHPTQALLDAFTLRRHWSQKSGNASTGSALEGMRVTIVGDILHSRVARSNVWLLTTLGAKVTLVAPPTLVPVNAQWPCEIKFDLDEALAEEPDAVMMLRVQAERMNAAFFPNEREYSRRWGLSDDRFTQFMNATQQESIILHPGPMNRGLEISSAAADAKQSQVLQQVTNGVSVRMAVLYLLLSGELDES; encoded by the coding sequence ATGAAGCACCTGTTATCCACCAAGGATCTGTCGCGCGATCAGGCCATCAACATTCTGGACGTCGCCGAGGAAATGGCCGCCGTCTCTCAGCGGGAAGTCAAGAAGCTTCCCGCCCTGCGCGGCCGCACCGTGGTGAACCTCTTCTTCGAAGACTCCACCCGTACCCGCATCTCTTTCGAAGCTGCGGCAAAGCGCCTCAGCGCAGACGTCATCAACTTCGCCGCCAAGGGTTCCTCGGTCTCCAAGGGCGAAAGCCTCAAGGACACTGCACAGACTCTCGAAGCTATGGGCGCTGACGCCGTGGTAATTCGTCACTCGGCATCTGGTGCACCAGCTCGCTTGGCTGTCACGGACTGGATCTCCGGTGCCGTGGTCAACGCAGGCGACGGAACCCATGAGCACCCAACCCAGGCACTCCTGGACGCCTTCACGTTGCGCCGCCACTGGTCACAGAAGTCCGGGAACGCGTCCACCGGAAGCGCCCTTGAAGGCATGCGCGTCACGATTGTCGGCGACATCCTTCACTCGCGCGTGGCTCGCTCCAATGTCTGGTTGCTGACCACCCTCGGCGCCAAGGTGACCCTGGTTGCTCCGCCAACCTTGGTTCCGGTGAACGCACAGTGGCCATGCGAGATCAAGTTCGATCTCGACGAAGCTCTTGCCGAAGAGCCGGACGCAGTCATGATGCTGCGTGTTCAGGCCGAACGCATGAACGCAGCGTTCTTCCCGAACGAACGTGAATACTCACGCCGTTGGGGACTCAGCGATGACCGCTTCACGCAGTTCATGAATGCCACCCAGCAAGAGTCCATCATTTTGCACCCGGGTCCTATGAACCGTGGCTTGGAAATCTCCTCTGCCGCGGCGGATGCCAAGCAGTCTCAAGTCCTTCAGCAGGTCACGAACGGTGTGTCCGTGCGTATGGCCGTTCTCTACCTCTTGCTCAGCGGCGAGCTCGACGAATCGTAA
- a CDS encoding dihydroorotase, translating into MTTYLVQGASILDGETQDILIADGQILAVGSEATNHKDAKNAQVVDAAGLVALPGFVDLHTHLREPGREDAETVETGTRAAALGGFTAVHAMANSLPVADTAGVVEQVWSLGKRSGWVDVRPVGAVTVGLKGERLSEMGAMADSRAQVRVFSDDGICVFDPVLMRRALEYVKAFDGVVAQHAQEPRLTEGAQMNEGTVSADLGLAGWPAVAEEAIIARDVLLAEHVGSRLHVCHVSTAGSVEIIRWAKSRGVNVTAEVTPHHLLLTDELVRTFDPVYKVNPPLRADKDVQALRAAVADGTIDIIGTDHAPHPSESKDCEWAQAAMGMTGLETAFAIVNETLVKTGLIGWDTVARIMSETPANIGRVADQGRPLAAGEPANITLVDPQASWTVDPEAMATKGRNSPFRDMEVQGAVRHVFFHGHPTVLDGALNDPHPAATREGTSA; encoded by the coding sequence TTGACCACGTACCTCGTACAGGGCGCCTCCATTCTGGACGGCGAAACCCAAGACATTCTCATCGCTGACGGACAGATCCTTGCTGTTGGCAGCGAAGCAACAAACCACAAAGACGCTAAGAACGCGCAAGTCGTCGACGCTGCTGGACTCGTCGCCCTCCCAGGCTTCGTTGACCTGCACACCCACTTGCGCGAACCAGGCCGCGAAGACGCAGAGACGGTGGAAACCGGAACTCGCGCTGCGGCGCTGGGTGGCTTTACCGCCGTGCACGCGATGGCCAACTCCCTCCCGGTGGCTGATACCGCCGGCGTCGTCGAACAGGTCTGGAGCCTTGGCAAGCGCAGCGGCTGGGTGGATGTCCGCCCGGTTGGTGCTGTGACCGTTGGCCTCAAGGGCGAGCGCTTGAGCGAAATGGGCGCCATGGCTGATTCCCGTGCTCAAGTTCGAGTGTTCTCCGACGACGGCATCTGCGTCTTCGACCCCGTGCTCATGCGCCGCGCGCTCGAGTACGTGAAGGCTTTCGACGGCGTCGTCGCGCAGCACGCTCAAGAGCCACGCTTGACCGAGGGTGCCCAGATGAACGAAGGCACCGTGAGCGCCGACCTCGGCCTCGCCGGATGGCCTGCAGTCGCGGAAGAAGCAATCATCGCCCGTGACGTCCTGCTCGCTGAGCACGTGGGATCTCGCTTGCACGTCTGCCACGTCTCCACCGCCGGTAGCGTCGAGATCATTCGCTGGGCCAAGTCCCGCGGCGTCAACGTGACCGCGGAAGTCACCCCGCATCACTTGCTCCTCACGGACGAACTCGTCCGCACTTTCGATCCTGTCTACAAGGTGAACCCACCGCTTCGTGCGGACAAGGATGTTCAGGCACTTCGCGCTGCTGTCGCCGACGGAACCATCGACATCATCGGCACGGACCACGCACCGCACCCCAGCGAATCCAAGGACTGCGAATGGGCGCAGGCAGCCATGGGCATGACTGGTCTCGAGACGGCCTTCGCGATCGTCAACGAGACGCTCGTGAAGACTGGCCTCATTGGCTGGGATACGGTTGCCCGCATCATGTCCGAAACCCCGGCAAACATCGGCCGCGTGGCCGATCAGGGCCGTCCGCTCGCAGCTGGCGAGCCAGCCAACATCACGTTGGTTGATCCGCAAGCATCCTGGACGGTCGATCCAGAAGCTATGGCAACCAAGGGCCGCAACTCACCGTTCAGGGACATGGAAGTTCAGGGCGCCGTCCGCCACGTGTTCTTCCACGGTCACCCGACGGTGCTTGATGGCGCGCTCAATGATCCGCATCCTGCGGCTACTCGCGAAGGGACGTCCGCGTGA
- the carA gene encoding glutamine-hydrolyzing carbamoyl-phosphate synthase small subunit, which yields MSTATLQPAVLVLEDGRTFRGQSYGATGTTLGEAVFNTGMTGYQETLTDPSYARQIVVQTAPHIGNTGVNQVDNESRKIWVAGYVVRDAARRPSNFRSEGSLNDMLQAQGIVGIQGVDTRALTRHLRDRGAMKAGIFSGEAAQRAEADLLEEVRNQPAMAGARLAEEVSADVSYVVVPSDHGWEGEPIFKIAALDLGIKGMTPQRFAERGVEVHVLPANSTLADIEAINPDGVFMSNGPGDPGTADAQVELLRDVLRKDLPFFGICFGNQILGRALGYGTYKLKFGHRGINQPVMDHTTGKVEITAQNHGFAVDAPVGEPTTAPLAEFGRVQVSHTSLNDNVVEGLKCLDIPAFSVQYHPEAAAGPHDAAYLFDRFVDTMRAHHTATNVSGQQEDKN from the coding sequence ATGAGTACCGCAACCTTGCAACCAGCAGTTTTGGTGTTGGAGGACGGCCGCACTTTTCGTGGACAGTCCTACGGCGCTACCGGCACCACGTTGGGAGAAGCAGTCTTTAACACCGGCATGACCGGCTACCAGGAGACGCTCACGGACCCTTCGTACGCTCGTCAGATCGTGGTGCAGACCGCGCCACACATCGGTAACACGGGTGTGAACCAGGTCGACAACGAGTCCCGCAAGATCTGGGTGGCAGGCTACGTGGTGCGCGATGCAGCGCGTCGTCCTTCCAACTTCCGCTCAGAGGGTTCCCTCAATGACATGCTTCAGGCTCAGGGCATCGTAGGAATCCAGGGCGTCGATACGCGCGCTTTGACCCGTCACTTGCGTGACCGTGGCGCGATGAAAGCCGGAATCTTTTCCGGCGAAGCCGCTCAGCGTGCGGAAGCCGATCTCCTTGAAGAGGTGCGTAACCAGCCAGCGATGGCCGGTGCCCGCCTCGCGGAAGAGGTCAGCGCTGACGTAAGCTACGTCGTCGTACCTTCTGACCACGGATGGGAAGGCGAGCCGATCTTCAAGATTGCCGCCCTCGATCTGGGCATCAAGGGAATGACGCCGCAGCGTTTCGCCGAGCGCGGCGTCGAAGTCCACGTACTTCCTGCGAACTCCACCCTCGCCGATATCGAAGCCATCAACCCAGACGGCGTCTTCATGTCCAACGGGCCTGGTGACCCGGGAACTGCCGACGCTCAAGTCGAGCTTCTTCGCGACGTCTTGCGCAAGGATCTGCCGTTCTTCGGTATTTGCTTCGGCAACCAGATTTTGGGCCGTGCACTCGGCTACGGAACGTACAAGCTCAAGTTTGGACACCGCGGCATCAACCAGCCCGTCATGGATCACACCACGGGCAAGGTGGAAATCACTGCGCAGAACCACGGCTTCGCCGTCGACGCGCCGGTAGGGGAGCCCACCACGGCACCACTCGCCGAATTTGGACGCGTACAGGTCAGCCACACCTCGTTGAACGACAACGTGGTGGAAGGCCTCAAGTGCCTCGACATCCCAGCGTTCTCGGTGCAGTACCACCCAGAGGCCGCAGCCGGACCGCACGACGCCGCCTACCTTTTTGATCGATTTGTAGACACGATGCGCGCGCATCACACCGCCACGAATGTTTCTGGCCAGCAGGAGGACAAGAACTAA
- the carB gene encoding carbamoyl-phosphate synthase large subunit yields MPKRNDLKSVLVIGSGPIVIGQAAEFDYSGTQALRVLKEEGIRVILVNSNPATIMTDPELADATYVEPITPEVVEKIIAKERPDAILPTLGGQTALNTAIALDKSGALEKYGVELIGANIAAIELGEDREKFKGVVERCGAESARSHIVHSMEEALVAAADLGYPLVVRPSFTMGGLGSGMAYNEEDLHRIAGAGIQYSPTSEVLLEESILGWKEYELEMMRDKNDNVVVVCSIENFDPVGVHTGDSITVAPAMTLTDREYQNLRDIAIAVIREVGVDTGGCNIQFAIEPSTGRVVVIEMNPRVSRSSALASKATGFAIAKIATKLSLGYTLDEIPNDITKKTPASFEPTLDYVVVKVPRFAFEKFPAADPTLTTTMKSVGEAMALGRNFTEALQKALRSLEQKGSELTFDAPAAEEIPELVASTRIGTTGRLRNVQRALLGGASLEELYEVSGIDPWFLDQLVLINEVAAEVRAAQNLTPEVLRLAKRHGFSDAQIGALTHTAEDVVRGVRHALGIRPVFKTVDTCAAEFEAYTPYHYSSYDEETEVGQHEGKSVIILGSGPNRIGQGIEFDYSCVHATLALREAGYETVMVNCNPETVSTDYDVSTRLYFEPLTLEDVLEVIAAEEATGGVLGVFVQLGGQTPLKLAQDLADAGVTILGTSPEAIDLAEHRGAFSRVLERGNLVSPRNGTAVSFEDAKKIADEIGYPVLVRPSYVLGGRGMEIVYDEANLSRYIENATEITPDHPVLVDRFLEDAIEIDVDALFDGTDLFVGGVMEHIEEAGIHSGDSACALPPITLGPDTIARVVQATRVIAEGVGVRGLINIQFALASDVLYVIEANPRASRTVPFVSKATGVQLAKAAALIGVGAKIAEMRGSMLPVVGDGSTLPADAPVAVKEAVLPFARFRTIDGRAVDSLLGPEMRSTGEVMGIDESFDIAFAKSQAAANNPLPTSGKVFVSVANRDKRAMVMPVKRLVDLGFEVVSTGGTAEVLRRNGVKATVVAKVHQETGEQTIVDLVTSGEIDMILNTPSGGDSRIDGYEIRAAATSVGTPIITTVAEFSAAVQAIESMRKTEWDVRSLQEHAARLAASTEAMLAGKQA; encoded by the coding sequence ATGCCCAAGCGCAATGATTTGAAGTCGGTTTTGGTCATTGGATCCGGACCGATTGTGATTGGCCAGGCCGCAGAGTTCGATTACTCCGGCACCCAGGCACTCCGCGTTCTGAAGGAGGAAGGCATCCGTGTCATCCTCGTGAACTCCAACCCCGCCACCATCATGACGGACCCAGAGCTCGCGGACGCTACCTACGTTGAGCCCATCACGCCAGAAGTGGTGGAGAAGATCATCGCCAAGGAACGCCCTGACGCGATTCTTCCAACTCTGGGCGGCCAGACCGCGCTGAACACGGCGATCGCTCTGGACAAGTCCGGCGCGTTGGAAAAGTACGGCGTGGAACTCATTGGCGCCAACATCGCTGCCATTGAGCTCGGCGAAGACCGCGAGAAGTTCAAGGGTGTTGTAGAGCGTTGCGGCGCCGAAAGCGCGCGCAGCCACATTGTGCACTCGATGGAAGAGGCTCTCGTAGCCGCTGCAGACCTCGGCTACCCGCTGGTGGTTCGTCCGTCCTTCACCATGGGCGGTCTCGGTTCAGGCATGGCGTACAACGAAGAGGACTTGCACCGCATTGCCGGCGCCGGCATCCAGTACAGCCCAACCTCCGAGGTTCTTCTCGAAGAATCCATCTTGGGCTGGAAAGAGTACGAGCTCGAGATGATGCGCGATAAGAACGACAACGTAGTGGTTGTCTGTTCTATCGAGAACTTCGATCCGGTAGGTGTTCACACGGGCGACTCCATCACCGTGGCTCCTGCCATGACGCTGACGGACCGCGAGTACCAGAACCTTCGTGACATCGCGATCGCCGTGATCCGCGAAGTGGGCGTTGATACCGGCGGCTGCAACATTCAGTTCGCGATTGAGCCGTCCACCGGCCGCGTTGTGGTCATTGAAATGAACCCGCGCGTGTCCCGTTCGTCCGCGCTGGCTTCCAAGGCCACGGGCTTCGCCATCGCCAAGATCGCCACGAAGCTCTCCTTGGGCTACACCCTGGACGAGATCCCGAACGACATCACCAAGAAGACCCCCGCGTCCTTCGAGCCAACCCTCGACTACGTAGTGGTCAAGGTTCCACGCTTCGCGTTCGAGAAGTTCCCGGCAGCTGACCCAACGCTGACCACCACCATGAAGTCCGTTGGCGAAGCCATGGCCTTGGGCCGCAACTTCACCGAGGCTCTTCAGAAGGCACTGCGCTCGCTCGAACAGAAGGGTTCCGAACTCACGTTTGATGCCCCAGCTGCGGAAGAGATTCCAGAGCTCGTTGCCAGCACGCGCATCGGCACCACAGGACGCTTGCGAAACGTTCAGCGCGCGCTCTTGGGCGGAGCTTCCCTCGAGGAGCTCTACGAAGTCAGCGGCATTGATCCATGGTTCTTGGATCAGTTGGTGCTCATCAACGAAGTCGCTGCTGAAGTTCGCGCCGCACAGAACCTCACCCCAGAGGTCCTGCGTCTTGCCAAGCGTCACGGCTTCTCGGATGCACAGATCGGTGCTCTCACCCACACCGCAGAGGACGTGGTGCGCGGAGTGCGCCACGCTCTCGGTATCCGCCCGGTCTTCAAGACGGTGGACACGTGTGCTGCTGAGTTCGAGGCCTACACGCCGTACCACTACTCGAGCTATGACGAAGAGACCGAGGTTGGTCAGCACGAGGGCAAGTCGGTCATCATCTTGGGCTCCGGTCCAAACCGTATTGGTCAGGGCATCGAGTTCGATTATTCATGTGTTCACGCCACGCTCGCTTTGCGCGAAGCCGGCTACGAAACCGTGATGGTCAACTGCAACCCTGAAACTGTCTCCACGGACTACGACGTCTCCACGCGTCTCTACTTCGAGCCGCTGACCCTCGAGGATGTCCTCGAAGTCATCGCAGCTGAAGAAGCAACCGGCGGCGTCCTCGGCGTCTTCGTACAGCTCGGCGGTCAAACTCCGCTCAAGCTTGCACAGGACCTTGCAGACGCTGGCGTGACCATCCTTGGTACCAGCCCAGAAGCAATCGACCTCGCAGAACACCGTGGCGCGTTCTCTCGCGTTCTCGAGCGCGGCAACTTGGTATCGCCTCGTAACGGCACGGCAGTGTCCTTCGAGGACGCCAAGAAGATCGCTGACGAGATTGGCTACCCAGTCCTCGTACGCCCGTCCTACGTACTTGGCGGCCGCGGCATGGAAATCGTCTACGACGAGGCCAACCTTTCCCGCTACATCGAGAACGCCACGGAGATCACCCCAGATCACCCAGTTCTCGTGGACCGTTTCTTGGAAGACGCCATCGAGATTGACGTTGACGCGCTCTTCGACGGCACCGACCTCTTCGTCGGCGGCGTCATGGAGCACATCGAAGAAGCCGGCATTCACTCCGGCGACTCGGCGTGTGCACTTCCGCCGATCACCTTGGGCCCAGACACGATCGCCCGCGTGGTGCAGGCAACTCGCGTCATCGCCGAAGGCGTTGGCGTCCGCGGTCTGATCAACATTCAGTTCGCTCTCGCTTCTGACGTTCTCTACGTCATCGAGGCCAACCCTCGCGCGTCCCGCACGGTGCCGTTCGTTTCGAAGGCAACGGGCGTTCAGCTCGCGAAGGCAGCGGCTCTCATCGGCGTGGGTGCAAAGATCGCCGAAATGCGCGGCAGCATGCTCCCAGTAGTCGGCGACGGCTCCACCTTGCCTGCCGATGCTCCGGTTGCTGTCAAGGAAGCCGTGTTGCCGTTCGCTCGTTTCCGCACGATCGATGGCCGCGCCGTTGACTCCTTGCTGGGCCCAGAAATGCGCTCCACGGGCGAAGTCATGGGCATTGACGAGAGCTTCGACATCGCCTTCGCGAAGAGCCAGGCCGCAGCGAACAACCCATTGCCAACCTCCGGCAAGGTCTTCGTCTCCGTCGCTAACCGCGACAAGCGCGCCATGGTCATGCCAGTCAAGCGCCTAGTGGATTTGGGCTTCGAAGTTGTCTCCACCGGCGGCACCGCCGAGGTTCTGCGCCGCAATGGCGTCAAGGCCACGGTTGTTGCCAAGGTCCACCAGGAGACGGGCGAGCAGACCATCGTTGACCTCGTCACGAGCGGTGAGATCGACATGATCCTCAATACGCCATCCGGTGGCGATTCCCGGATCGACGGCTACGAGATCCGTGCGGCAGCCACGAGCGTGGGCACCCCGATCATCACCACGGTCGCCGAGTTCTCGGCAGCCGTCCAGGCGATCGAGTCCATGCGCAAGACCGAATGGGACGTGCGGAGCCTTCAGGAACACGCAGCCCGTCTGGCCGCCTCCACCGAGGCAATGCTGGCAGGAAAGCAAGCCTAA
- the pyrF gene encoding orotidine-5'-phosphate decarboxylase, translating to MSNSASERRSFGARLTQAMQDRGPLCVGIDPHPALLAQWGLADDAAALRTFSHSVLEATADIAAAIKPQVALFERHGSRGLGVLEEILAEARELGVLTIADAKRGDIGSTMQAYAEAWLADGSPLAADSLTVSPYLGFESLRPALDLAAETGRGIFVLALTSNPEGASVQHVGGQDSVARRIIEAVAQENSRVTAGLGSVGLVVGATVAAVARDLGIDLPGSFAPLLAPGLGAQGATATDMREDFGHAWSQVLASSSRGILKAGPSVEGLRAATLETISSLQG from the coding sequence ATGAGTAACTCTGCTAGCGAGCGGCGTTCGTTCGGTGCCCGGCTGACGCAGGCAATGCAGGATCGCGGCCCACTGTGTGTGGGCATCGATCCGCATCCAGCCCTGTTGGCACAGTGGGGATTAGCGGACGACGCCGCCGCCTTGCGGACATTTTCACATTCCGTTTTGGAGGCCACGGCTGATATCGCTGCGGCGATCAAGCCTCAAGTGGCCTTGTTTGAGCGGCATGGTTCGCGCGGTCTCGGCGTGCTGGAAGAAATTCTTGCCGAGGCCCGTGAACTTGGAGTCTTGACCATTGCCGACGCGAAGCGTGGAGACATCGGTTCCACCATGCAGGCATACGCCGAAGCATGGCTGGCTGATGGCTCTCCGCTGGCCGCCGACTCGTTGACGGTCAGCCCGTACTTGGGCTTTGAGTCTTTGCGTCCCGCACTTGATCTTGCAGCCGAAACTGGCCGCGGCATCTTTGTGTTGGCGCTGACCTCAAACCCTGAAGGTGCCTCGGTACAGCATGTTGGGGGACAGGACTCAGTTGCTCGGCGCATCATCGAGGCCGTGGCCCAGGAAAACTCGAGGGTGACAGCAGGTCTGGGATCCGTGGGCCTCGTGGTGGGCGCCACAGTGGCTGCAGTAGCTCGGGATCTTGGAATCGACTTGCCTGGCTCATTTGCTCCGCTTCTTGCTCCAGGGCTCGGAGCGCAAGGTGCCACCGCAACGGACATGCGTGAAGACTTTGGTCATGCTTGGAGCCAGGTTCTGGCCAGCAGCAGCCGCGGAATTCTCAAAGCGGGCCCCTCGGTAGAGGGCTTGCGAGCAGCTACTTTGGAGACAATTTCGAGCCTCCAAGGCTAG
- the mihF gene encoding integration host factor, actinobacterial type, producing the protein MVLKDLSDEDRAKARAKALEARTRRASIKNEFATGNLTISQILELVPSDEAVGRLRVGELLEALPGVGTVRASTIMHKLGISESRRMRGLGRKQKNALTEYFSTDSKSNSRAR; encoded by the coding sequence ATGGTACTTAAGGACCTCTCAGACGAGGACCGCGCCAAAGCTCGTGCTAAAGCATTGGAAGCGCGTACTCGGCGGGCAAGCATCAAGAATGAATTTGCTACCGGAAACCTCACAATTTCCCAGATTCTGGAATTGGTGCCATCGGATGAGGCAGTTGGACGGCTCCGTGTCGGCGAACTACTCGAAGCACTCCCTGGCGTCGGTACCGTTCGCGCTTCAACCATCATGCACAAGTTGGGAATTTCAGAGTCCCGGCGCATGCGTGGATTGGGTCGCAAGCAAAAGAATGCGCTCACCGAGTATTTCAGCACCGATTCGAAGTCGAATTCCCGCGCCCGCTAG
- the gmk gene encoding guanylate kinase, which produces MPVTVLAGPTAVGKGTISTYIRENYPEVWLSVSATTRPARPGEVDGVHYFFVGHDDFHRMAENGEMLEWAVVHGRNSYGTIRKSVEDAATQGKAVLLEIDLQGARQVKETMPEAKFVFLAPPSWDELVRRLVGRGTETAEEQQRRLETARIELAAEPEFDVTIINDDVKRAADELVTLMGLTPKSDHEEHSK; this is translated from the coding sequence GTGCCAGTGACTGTTCTTGCCGGACCCACGGCCGTGGGCAAGGGCACTATTTCTACCTATATCCGGGAGAACTACCCGGAAGTGTGGCTGTCCGTTTCAGCCACCACTCGTCCAGCACGACCAGGAGAAGTGGACGGCGTCCACTACTTCTTCGTGGGACACGATGACTTTCATCGCATGGCCGAGAACGGTGAGATGCTCGAGTGGGCCGTGGTTCACGGCCGCAACTCCTATGGCACTATTCGCAAATCCGTTGAGGACGCAGCCACTCAAGGCAAGGCCGTTCTCCTGGAGATCGATCTCCAAGGCGCACGGCAAGTCAAAGAGACCATGCCGGAAGCCAAATTTGTCTTCCTCGCCCCTCCAAGTTGGGACGAATTGGTCCGCAGGCTTGTGGGACGCGGCACGGAAACGGCCGAAGAACAGCAGCGACGGCTAGAAACAGCTAGAATAGAACTCGCTGCTGAGCCGGAGTTCGATGTCACCATCATTAATGACGACGTTAAACGCGCCGCTGATGAACTGGTCACCCTCATGGGATTGACTCCGAAGAGCGATCACGAAGAACACTCAAAGTAG
- the rpoZ gene encoding DNA-directed RNA polymerase subunit omega: MPNELEGIINPPIDDLLTRTDSKYALVINSAKRARQINAYYSQLHEGLFEYVGPLVDTKLNEKPLSIALRELNEGMLDVKPKAPVAEGEESNEA, from the coding sequence GTGCCCAACGAACTTGAAGGCATCATCAACCCGCCGATCGACGATCTCTTGACTCGCACTGATTCCAAGTACGCCTTGGTGATCAACTCTGCGAAGCGCGCACGTCAGATCAACGCGTACTACTCGCAATTGCACGAGGGACTCTTCGAGTATGTTGGACCGCTCGTAGACACCAAGCTCAACGAGAAGCCACTCTCCATTGCACTTCGCGAACTCAACGAAGGCATGCTTGACGTCAAGCCCAAGGCACCTGTTGCCGAGGGTGAAGAGTCCAACGAAGCCTAA